Proteins encoded in a region of the Planococcus citri chromosome 1, ihPlaCitr1.1, whole genome shotgun sequence genome:
- the LOC135843100 gene encoding carboxylic ester hydrolase-like, producing the protein MMSNTIKFKDSEIQGREDISWHGKKYYSFLGIPYAEPPIGDLRFLPPKPVKNYPKHIDATEFKNCCIQYYGPKLIIGSEDCLYLNIFIPKLPSPKTLLPVNFFIHGGSHRTFSSNTIMPLLLIEYDFITVTFNYRLHALGFLNLGMPDCPGNVGLKDQLCALQWVKDNIKYFGGDSDNITLCGMSSGASSAHMMVMSPLFKNLSKKLILCGGHALSAWNFNPSPLKLAFKLGRKFGYDGNDKETLLNLLKSISAEKLVEATRMIGNENLEMPSCHSFQPSIECIKEGAFLPDHPKNLWKNVNSVSIINGINENEGIYFLRSLEFYRLASHFETLKVIIADLTSVRKEFLENMFEEIISFYKITEADNQENFDAKLRLFTDLILKDYYTSFDFLHKSSHSYSIFNYRFTYCGENNKMMNMWRRQLKWDIKGTYHVDEYGYAVINKDFHLSGKDMEVAHSICTLWGNFIKYGNPNREIRNNLWLPSTEEMPCYLEIGEKLHLRNGYTNPEQAAFWKYLTSKYYL; encoded by the exons ATGATGTCGaatacaataaaatttaaagattcaGAAATTCAAGGCAGAGAGGATATTTCTTGgcatggaaaaaaatattactcatTTTTAGGAATTCCGTATGCTGAGCCACCAATtggagatttgagatttttg CCACCGAAACCAgtgaaaaattaccccaaacATATTGACGCcactgaatttaaaaattgttgtatTCAGTACTACGGACCAAAACTGATCATTGGTAGTGAAGACTGTCTATATTTGAATATCTTCATCCCAAAG CTTCCTTCTCCCAAAACCTTACTACCTGTTAACTTTTTCATACATGGTGGAAGTCATAGAACATTTTCTTCTAATACCATCATGCCTCTTTTATTAATCGAGTACGATTTTATAACCGTGACTTTTAATTACAGACTGCATGCTCTAG gtTTCTTAAATTTAGGTATGCCTGACTGCCCTGGAAACGTTGGTTTAAAAGATCAATTGTGTGCTTTACAATGGGTTAAAGATAATATTAAATATTTCGGCGGTGATTCTGACAATATTACGTTATGTGGGATGAGTTCAGGAGCCTCTTCAGCTCATATGATGGTCATGTCTCCTTTGTTTAAGA atctatcaaaaaaattaattttatgcgGTGGGCATGCCCTAAGTGCTTGGAATTTTAACCCATCTCCGTTGAAATTAGCTTTCAAATTGGGTCGTAAGTTTGGATACGATGGCAACGATAAGGAAACACTTTTAAATTTACTGAAATCCATTTCAGCAGAGAAGTTAGTAGAAGCCACGAGAATGATTGGTAATGAAAACTTGGAG atgCCAAGCTGTCATTCGTTTCAACCATCAATCGAATGCATCAAAGAAGGTGCTTTTCTACCAGACCAtccaaaaaatttatggaaaaatgtaaattctgTATCGATAATTAATGgcataaatgaaaatgaaggaaTATATTTCTTGAGgagtttag AATTTTACAGACTTGCATCTCACTTTGAAACACTGAAAGTAATAATTGCAGACTTGACCTCTGTAAGAAAGGAATTCTTGGAAAACATGTTCgaagaaataatttcattttataaaataaccGAGGCAGACAATCAAGAAAATTTCGATGCTAAACTAAGA CTCTTCACCGATTTAATTCTCAAAGACTACTATACttcctttgattttttacataaatCTTCCCATtcgtattcaattttcaactacaGATTTACATACTGCggagaaaataataaaatgatgaatatgTGGCGACGTCAATTGAAATGGGATATCAAAG GGACTTATCATGTGGATGAGTATGGCTATGCAGTGATAAACAAAGACTTTCACTTGTCAGGAAAAGATATGGAAGTAGCACACAGCATTTGTACATTATGgggtaatttcatcaaatacgg GAATCCGAACAGAGAAATTCGCAATAATCTATGGCTTCCGTCAACTGAAGAAATGCCCTGTTATTtggaaattggtgaaaaattacacttgaGAAATGGATACACGAATCCAGAACAAGCagcattttggaaatatttaacgtcgaaatattatttatga